Within Nodosilinea sp. FACHB-141, the genomic segment CGCTTCTCTTTAGAAAAGTCGAAGTTTAAGACCTGTTCTGGGGATGTAATTCGATAGGACTTTGGCACGGTCAAAGAGAGCGATCGCGCCTGTTCTGCAAAGGCAAATTTATCATCCAGCATCCGAATCGTTTCGGCGTCAAAATGGCAGACCTCACAATAGTCTGCTAATGGATGCTCTGTCATCCCGTCGTAGTAAAGCACAGAGAAGATTGCAACAGGAATGAACAAGTCAATCTTCTCTCTACGGGCGATCGCCTGCAGGGCATTGATATAACCCTGCAAATCTTTCGCCGGATCGGGCACGGTATAAAACGCCGCAACCGCGTTGGAATATTGATTGCCGCTATGCCAAAACTTTTCTGTATCAATCAAAATTGCCCGATGCCCAGCCGCATGAAATGAACGGGCCAGCTGAAGTGCCTTGGTCATTCTACCGCCTGCAATCAAGATGCTTTTTGGCTGCTCGGCTGCAATAATCGAAGGTGAGGAACGACGCAACCGGCTCCAGAGAAGCGACCCCAGCACGATCGCCAAATTGAAGGGCAGGGCGATTGTCAATAAAGCCAATACGCCAAAATTTTGTAGAATTGCCCAAATGACGGTCTGAAGATTGCGGACTGCTGTGACGGTTTTGGTCGGAGATGTTGGGTCTGCCTGCTTGAGCAGTAGCGTTTCAGTTGACATGGATCGGGATGTTTCAGTCATTATCTTTAGCCCATCCCTCAAACTCGACGAATGAGCGTGAGCCCGTCCCGCACCGGGAGGAGTACCTGTTCGGTCCGGGGATCATCAGCCACAATCTGGTTAAAGTGGGCGATCGCCTGAGCAGTATCCGATCGCTCTGATTCTGCTAGGTAAACTTCTCCCAAAAACAGGGTGTTGTCCGCACAGATATAGCCATTGGGGGCCAGTAAATTGGTGCCAATCAGCTTTTCGTAGTAATTCACGTAGCCCGCCTTGTTCGCATCAATAAAGGCAAAATCAAAGCTTGCCTGGTCGGCAATCAGCTGGTCCAGGGTATCGGAGGCAGGCCCTAATTTGACATCGATCTTGTGTCCGTGGGGCGATTGCTCAAACAAATTTTGGGCAAATCGGGCGGCGTAGGGGTCAATTTCGCAGGCAATCATACGACCATCATCGGGTAAGCCCTCTGCCATTGCTAGGGCCGAGTATCCGGTAAACATTCCAATATCCAGAATTCGCTTTGCCCCGGTCATGCGCACAAACATCTTCAAGGCTTGCCCTTCTAGATGCCCAGTTAGCATTTCCTGCTCTAGCTGTTGTTCCGTTTCCCCGCCCTCAAATTTTGCTTGCCAGGGTTCGTGCTGCGTTTTTTGAGCAATCTGCGTCAAAGCAGGCGATTCGGGTGTGGTCGATCGCTCCAGATAGCCATCCAACCCGGCAATTAGCAGCAGTGCTTTTTGAAGATGGGTGCTTAAATCGCCAGGATTATCTGTCACCTGGGGCAACAGGGCGATCGCCTTCTCCAAATGGTGAGCTGCAATGGTTACGGGAGTAATGGGGCGGGGTGGAGGTGTGGAACTGGTGCCGCTGAAGCTCATACTTTACCTCCCACCAGGGAAGGAACGGGTTTAGCGAAGCTCTCTTCTGGCTTCACGTAGGCATCAATGCCATCTCCTGCTCGGGGATAATCGACACAGAGAGTCTTGTGTTCTTCCAGGGTTGCTTCCAGTTCCTCACGGGTTAAATCATTGACGAAGTGGCATTTCCCAATGGGATGGGGAACCGCGGCCCGCAATAAACCATCACGGGTGAGGGTAATGGATTGATTAGCTTTCCAAAGCAGTTCAATATCTAAACTAGGATGATCCAGAGCTAATCCCAAACGACTCATTAATCCTAAAATGCGATCGCGCTCTGCCGACGTAATATAACCCCGACGGGCGGCAAGGGTGGCGGAAAATGCCATGTCAATGTTGACGGCATGACCGTGGAGTAGCGGTGGCTCTGGCGTGAGTTCTAAGGTTGGGCTCCAGGTATGACCATAGGCAATCACGCGATCGAGCATCAACTCATGCAGATTAGGAGTTTCTAGCTCCAGCATGGTTTTGATCGATTCGTAGTTCACCTGATGCCCAATCTTTTGCAGGGAACTATTCTCATTGCGGTAGCCAAAGTGGGTGTATAACAGCTCTTCACCGTAGCGATCGAGCAGGTCAAATACTTGCCGATTGGAGACGACAGCAACCTTAACCAGTTCTGCCATGCCATTGCGAATTTGATCGACGGGCAACGTCCGCAGAAATGAAAAATTGAGGAAGGTTGCTTTCGGGGCATGGTAAGCCCCCAAACGGTTTTTCAACTTACCGTGATTGACCGCCACTTTGATGGCAATTCCGGCATCAATCAAACCAATCAACGTAGTCGGAATCCGAATATAGTTTGTGCTCCGGCGATAGGCAGCACAGGCAAACCCTGCTACATCTGTCACCAAACCACCACCAATTACCAAAACAGGTTCTTTACGTAAAAGATTAAAGCGGCAAAAGGCATCAATGATAGTTTGCCAAGTTGCGATAGTCTTATCAGGCTCTTTAATAGAGACCGGAAAGACCGTTAATTCAACTCCATAGTACTGAAAGTATTGCTGCAGTTGGGAACCGTATAACTGGTTAACGGTATCGTCTACAATTGCAAGACACCGCTTGAGTGACGTGTAATAACTTGCTAATTCAGGTTGATGAATATCGAATAACCGTTCAACAAACTGAAAATTGAGTTCGATCTTCTCGTAAGCTTCGACTTGAAAACCGGCTGAATTGGCAGAAAACTGCGCCTGAATATTGCTCATGACTCTAATGATAATTTCGTTGAGTTAAGGGAACTAGTGAACGCAGATATGTCGGTGGAGATGCTAAAAGTAGCCATTTCCACGAAACCGTTCCACCACGAATGATTTGCCCTAGACCAAAAACGGCCTAGAACGAGGGGCTTTGACACCCCGACAAATTGTGCTCAATTTTTACCTCAGCAAACTGCCTGAAAATTCTTCAGTAGTTGGCAGATGTTGAGGGGCCATTGAGGTAAAAGCTTCAACAAAGCTATAGCTGGGAGAGCCAATCCGATGCCACAAAATAAGAGTAAATAAAAACTCGAATTCTGATAGACTTGGCAAACTCCCAAAAAGTCACGATTCCAAAAACACCCTTATTTTGAATCATCCTGGAGTAATGCCAAAACTGTGGGTAGCTTAATTTACTCCCGCAAACGATGAACTCTATCAATAGGTAGAGAACAGTTGCAGCAGCAAAACTCAGCCAAGGAGTTGCTTGAGCAGTTTGGTGCCTGTCTGCAAGGGGCGAGCGATCGCGCTGAAGTATGGACCAATCGTAGATACA encodes:
- a CDS encoding O-methyltransferase; the encoded protein is MSFSGTSSTPPPRPITPVTIAAHHLEKAIALLPQVTDNPGDLSTHLQKALLLIAGLDGYLERSTTPESPALTQIAQKTQHEPWQAKFEGGETEQQLEQEMLTGHLEGQALKMFVRMTGAKRILDIGMFTGYSALAMAEGLPDDGRMIACEIDPYAARFAQNLFEQSPHGHKIDVKLGPASDTLDQLIADQASFDFAFIDANKAGYVNYYEKLIGTNLLAPNGYICADNTLFLGEVYLAESERSDTAQAIAHFNQIVADDPRTEQVLLPVRDGLTLIRRV
- a CDS encoding sedoheptulose 7-phosphate cyclase, whose amino-acid sequence is MSNIQAQFSANSAGFQVEAYEKIELNFQFVERLFDIHQPELASYYTSLKRCLAIVDDTVNQLYGSQLQQYFQYYGVELTVFPVSIKEPDKTIATWQTIIDAFCRFNLLRKEPVLVIGGGLVTDVAGFACAAYRRSTNYIRIPTTLIGLIDAGIAIKVAVNHGKLKNRLGAYHAPKATFLNFSFLRTLPVDQIRNGMAELVKVAVVSNRQVFDLLDRYGEELLYTHFGYRNENSSLQKIGHQVNYESIKTMLELETPNLHELMLDRVIAYGHTWSPTLELTPEPPLLHGHAVNIDMAFSATLAARRGYITSAERDRILGLMSRLGLALDHPSLDIELLWKANQSITLTRDGLLRAAVPHPIGKCHFVNDLTREELEATLEEHKTLCVDYPRAGDGIDAYVKPEESFAKPVPSLVGGKV